A window of Zingiber officinale cultivar Zhangliang chromosome 5A, Zo_v1.1, whole genome shotgun sequence contains these coding sequences:
- the LOC121980086 gene encoding zinc finger MYM-type protein 1-like — MGTVNSCHNGARIQFEAFQDQRHSVGNILRVHSRDMEIDYRTRLTAMLDMTRFLLKQELPFRGHDESTSSSNRGNFLELLEWYSQRNEEVSKVIKQNAPANNQLTSPKIQKDLTRACASEITLAIINDIGDKFFSLMVDEAKDSSVKEHMRVVLRYVNKKGCVIERFLAVVHVPDTSSHSLKMAIDALFVQHGLSLSRLRGQGYDGASNMRVIEVLGNVYDDASYSANKSVAKLVETEKHLVFPLVYRMIELALVLPVATASVERVFSAMKTVKTDLRNRMGDEWMNDSLVVYIEKDIFSTIENEQILQHFQQMQSRRIQLPPLVLTTVADFCANPEMKLTYGRKVMENRSSIKWDKGKALEF, encoded by the exons ATGGGGACTGTGAATAGTTGTCACAATGGAGCTAGAATACAATTTGAGGCTTTTCAAGATCAAAGGCATAGTGTGGGAAATATTTTACGGGTACATAGTCGCGATATGGAAATTGATTATCGAACTCGTTTAACAGCAATGTTGGATATGACACGCTTTCTATTGAAGCAAGAGTTGCCCTTTCGTGGACACGATGAGTCAACTAGTTCTTCAAATAGAGGTAATTTTCTTGAGTTGCTTGAATGGTATAGTCAACGAAATGAAGAGGTTTctaaagttataaaacaaaatgctCCTGCAAATAATCAATTGACTTCTCCAAAaattcaaaaggatttaacacgTGCTTGTGCTTCAGAGATTACACTTGCTATAATCAATGATATTGGAGATAAATTCTTTTCTTTGATGGTTGATGAGGCTAAGGACAGTTCAGTGAAGGAGCATATGAGAGTTGTTTTGAGGTATGTGAATAAAAAAGGATGTGTGATTGAACGATTTCTTGCAGTTGTGCATGTGCCTGACACCAGTTCTCATTCTTTGAAAATGGCTATTGATGCTTTATTTGTGCAACATGGTTTATCATTATCTAGATTGAGAGGCCAAGGATATGATGGAGCTTCAAATATGCGTG TGATAGAAGTGTTAGGAAATGTATATGATGACGCCTCTTATTCTGCAAATAAAAGTGTTGCC AAATTGGTTGAGACTGAAAAACATTTGGTGTTCCCATTGGTTTATCGTATGATAGAGTTGGCATTAGTTTTACCAGTTGCAACTGCTTCGGTTGAACGAGTGTTTTCTGCAATGAAGACTGTGAAGACTGATTTACGCAATAGAATGggagatgaatggatgaatgaCAGTCTAGTTGTATACATTGAAAAGGATATTTTTTCTACAATTGAAAATGAACAAATATTACAACATTTTCAACAAATGCAGTCTCGTAGAATCCAATTGCCTCCTCTTGTACTGACTACCGTCGCAGACTTCTGTGCCAACCCGGAAATGAAGCTCACCTATGGAAGAAAG GTTATGGAGAATCGGTCTAGTATTAAGTGGGACAAGGGAAAGGCTCTCGAGTTCTAG